The following proteins come from a genomic window of Pseudomonas putida:
- a CDS encoding LysR family transcriptional regulator, with the protein MREISLDRLRTLVVITDLGSFAEAARQLNLAPPTISLHVAELEAKVGAPLLTRNRNQVRPTAIGETLLLRARRLLADADLALDEVRRQVEGLTGRVRLGASTGAIAHLLPQALEHLRVAHPGIDVQVQVLTSQASLVRLREGALDIGLVALPQVAGKGIKVTAWRRDPILAYVPADWQPPARVSPAWLGQRALILNDSSTQLSRVTAEWFAAAGLYPEPRIELNYNDAIKSLVGAGYGATLLPQEGEMAELDRRIARRPLRPGLWRQLGIACREGETERATRFVLEALERLRQ; encoded by the coding sequence ATGCGCGAAATCAGCCTCGATCGCCTCCGCACCCTTGTGGTCATTACCGATCTGGGGTCATTCGCCGAGGCCGCGCGCCAGCTCAACCTGGCACCGCCGACCATCAGCCTGCACGTGGCCGAGCTCGAAGCGAAGGTCGGTGCGCCGCTGTTGACCCGTAACCGTAACCAGGTGCGCCCCACCGCTATAGGCGAAACCCTGCTCTTACGTGCCCGCCGGCTGTTGGCCGATGCCGACCTTGCCTTGGATGAAGTGCGGCGCCAGGTCGAAGGCTTGACCGGTCGGGTACGCCTGGGCGCCTCGACCGGCGCCATCGCCCACCTGTTGCCCCAGGCATTGGAGCACCTGCGGGTTGCACATCCAGGCATCGATGTACAGGTGCAGGTGCTGACCTCCCAGGCTTCTCTGGTGCGGCTGCGCGAAGGCGCCCTGGATATCGGCCTGGTGGCTTTGCCGCAGGTGGCGGGCAAGGGCATCAAGGTCACCGCCTGGCGGCGCGACCCGATCCTGGCCTACGTGCCGGCCGACTGGCAGCCACCGGCCAGGGTCTCCCCGGCCTGGCTTGGGCAGCGAGCGCTGATTCTCAATGACAGCAGCACCCAGCTGTCGCGGGTGACCGCAGAGTGGTTCGCTGCCGCCGGGTTGTATCCTGAGCCGCGGATCGAGTTGAACTACAACGACGCGATCAAGAGCCTGGTGGGTGCCGGTTATGGCGCTACCTTGCTGCCCCAGGAAGGCGAGATGGCCGAACTGGACCGGCGCATTGCGCGCCGGCCGCTGCGCCCTGGGTTGTGGCGGCAACTGGGGATTGCCTGCCGGGAAGGCGAGACCGAGCGGGCGACGAGGTTCGTGCTGGAGGCATTGGAGCGGTTGCGGCAGTGA
- a CDS encoding tautomerase family protein translates to MPYIHIRVTDEGVSAEHKRQLIEGTTRLLEQVLGKPPASTFVVIEEVPTDNWGVGGETVTAVRRQAHR, encoded by the coding sequence ATGCCTTATATCCATATTCGCGTAACCGACGAAGGGGTCAGCGCGGAGCACAAACGTCAGTTGATTGAGGGCACCACCCGTTTGCTGGAGCAAGTCCTGGGCAAGCCGCCAGCCAGTACATTCGTCGTGATCGAAGAAGTGCCGACGGATAATTGGGGCGTGGGCGGGGAGACCGTGACGGCGGTGAGACGACAAGCACACAGGTGA
- a CDS encoding SDR family NAD(P)-dependent oxidoreductase — MTQPRTVIVTGASSGLGFALTKAFLERGDNVIGNARSQARLDQAAARLGHPRHLLGVAGDIAQADTARRLIAAAVDTFGGVDILINNAGIFIPKPFTDYTEADVDTLVGTNLKGFFYPAQAAARVMAEQGHGHIIAITASIALQPDTRVPALLPVLVKGGLNQAVKGLALELAASGVQVNAVAPGIIDTPLHSGNVEGLGALSPSGRTGSPQDVVDAVLYLTDSRFVSGVILPVDGGSTAGTWH; from the coding sequence ATGACTCAGCCAAGAACCGTCATTGTCACAGGGGCCTCCAGCGGTCTGGGCTTCGCCCTCACCAAGGCTTTCCTGGAACGGGGTGACAATGTGATCGGCAACGCCCGCAGCCAGGCACGCCTGGACCAGGCCGCCGCCCGCCTCGGCCACCCCCGACACTTGCTCGGCGTGGCAGGTGACATTGCACAGGCTGATACCGCCCGGCGGCTGATTGCCGCAGCCGTAGACACCTTCGGCGGCGTCGACATACTGATCAACAACGCCGGTATATTTATCCCCAAACCGTTTACCGATTACACCGAGGCCGATGTCGACACTCTGGTCGGCACCAATCTCAAGGGCTTCTTCTACCCAGCCCAGGCGGCGGCGCGGGTTATGGCCGAGCAAGGCCATGGGCATATCATCGCCATTACCGCATCCATCGCCCTACAGCCAGATACCCGGGTGCCGGCGCTGCTACCGGTGCTGGTCAAGGGCGGGCTCAACCAAGCTGTCAAAGGCCTGGCTCTCGAGCTGGCAGCCAGTGGGGTGCAGGTTAACGCGGTGGCACCGGGAATCATTGATACGCCACTGCACAGCGGCAATGTTGAGGGCCTGGGTGCGCTGTCGCCGAGCGGCCGGACCGGCTCGCCTCAAGACGTGGTGGACGCCGTTTTATACCTGACCGACTCACGCTTCGTCAGCGGCGTCATTCTTCCGGTGGACGGCGGCAGCACCGCCGGTACCTGGCACTGA
- a CDS encoding LysR family transcriptional regulator codes for MTRHFDDLQLGSLELFCLAAERSSFTAAATEAGVTPAAVSRSVARLEERLGVRLFVRTTRLMRLSEAGQAYYLQCRQALGQLVEAERQVSGGQAMPSGRLRISAPTPYAHYRLLPLLPHFRQRYPQVQVDVHVSNRNVDFAEEHFDLAIRGREPADSRLVVRRLENAELVVVATPAYLARMGTPHVPEDLAGHECIQFELASTGRRPPWRFRREGRELELETQGGFTCLGDFLATATLVRHGGGLMQAYRFTVQDALDSGELVEVLTAYGGTSQPFMLIYPQARHMPLRVRLFIDFLFAEGVRPQG; via the coding sequence ATGACCCGCCATTTCGATGATCTGCAACTGGGCAGCCTGGAGCTGTTCTGTCTGGCGGCCGAACGTAGCAGCTTCACCGCCGCCGCCACCGAGGCGGGGGTCACACCGGCTGCGGTAAGCCGCAGCGTGGCGCGCCTGGAAGAGCGTCTGGGGGTGCGCCTGTTCGTGCGTACCACCCGGCTGATGCGTCTTTCCGAGGCGGGGCAGGCGTATTACCTGCAGTGTCGCCAAGCCCTCGGACAACTGGTCGAGGCTGAGCGCCAGGTCAGTGGTGGGCAGGCCATGCCCAGTGGCCGCTTGCGCATCAGTGCGCCCACGCCCTATGCCCACTACCGCCTGTTGCCGCTGCTGCCGCATTTTCGGCAACGCTACCCGCAGGTGCAGGTTGACGTGCACGTCAGCAACCGCAACGTCGACTTTGCCGAGGAGCACTTTGATCTCGCCATCCGCGGCCGTGAGCCTGCTGACTCGCGGCTGGTGGTACGGCGGCTGGAGAACGCCGAACTAGTGGTGGTGGCAACTCCCGCCTATTTGGCGCGGATGGGTACGCCGCATGTGCCGGAGGACTTGGCCGGGCATGAATGCATTCAGTTCGAGCTGGCCAGTACCGGCCGCCGGCCGCCTTGGCGTTTTCGTCGTGAGGGCCGTGAGCTGGAACTCGAGACGCAAGGGGGCTTCACTTGTCTGGGCGACTTCCTCGCCACCGCGACCTTGGTGCGCCATGGTGGCGGGCTGATGCAGGCCTACCGTTTTACCGTGCAGGACGCGCTGGACAGCGGCGAGTTGGTGGAGGTCCTGACGGCATACGGCGGTACCTCGCAGCCCTTCATGCTGATCTATCCTCAGGCTCGGCACATGCCGTTGAGGGTGCGGCTATTCATCGATTTCCTGTTTGCCGAGGGAGTGCGACCGCAAGGCTGA
- a CDS encoding TIGR04211 family SH3 domain-containing protein produces MPESRPASLALPALRGSLIAALVALAAPVHAQEPASDARWVSDSLSTYVRSGPTDGHRIVGTLKSGQKLTLIGSQGNYSQVRGQNGDLVWILSSDLQSVPGQGERLPELDAQVAQLSGQLKTIDDSWKNRVQGMQETLDSRKKLVDELQARNQALNEQLDQAQSNLRDAQARLGDENKQVMMRYMVYGGSIAGAGLLAGLILPALTRGRKKNDRWF; encoded by the coding sequence ATGCCTGAATCCCGCCCAGCCTCCCTCGCCCTCCCTGCCCTGCGCGGCAGCCTGATCGCCGCCCTGGTGGCTCTCGCCGCCCCCGTGCATGCCCAAGAGCCGGCCAGCGATGCGCGCTGGGTCAGCGACAGCCTGAGCACCTATGTACGCAGCGGCCCTACCGACGGCCACCGCATCGTCGGCACACTCAAATCCGGACAGAAGCTGACCCTGATCGGCAGCCAGGGTAATTACAGCCAGGTGCGCGGGCAGAACGGTGACCTGGTGTGGATCCTCTCCAGCGACCTGCAATCGGTCCCCGGCCAAGGGGAGCGCTTGCCTGAACTTGACGCGCAAGTGGCGCAGTTGTCCGGGCAGCTGAAAACCATCGATGACAGCTGGAAGAACCGCGTACAGGGCATGCAGGAAACCCTCGACTCGCGCAAAAAGCTGGTCGACGAACTGCAAGCACGCAACCAGGCATTGAACGAACAGCTTGATCAGGCCCAGTCGAACCTGCGCGATGCTCAGGCGCGCCTGGGCGATGAGAACAAACAGGTAATGATGCGCTACATGGTCTACGGCGGCAGCATTGCCGGCGCGGGCCTGCTGGCGGGGCTGATCCTGCCGGCGCTGACCCGCGGTCGCAAGAAGAACGACCGCTGGTTCTGA
- a CDS encoding VOC family protein, with product MTAKNTICLWFDHDAQDAANFYASTFPDSEVIAVHQAPSDYPSGKAGDVITVEFTVMGIPCVGLNGGKAFSHSEAFSFQVSTEDQAETDRLWHAIVSNGGQESVCGWCKDKWGISWQICPRILIEAIGNPDRAAAKRAFEAMLDMGKIDVAAIEAALRG from the coding sequence ATGACTGCCAAGAACACGATTTGCCTGTGGTTCGATCACGACGCGCAAGACGCTGCGAACTTCTACGCCAGCACTTTTCCCGACAGCGAGGTGATCGCGGTACACCAGGCACCGAGTGATTACCCCTCGGGCAAGGCGGGTGATGTGATCACGGTCGAATTCACCGTAATGGGCATCCCTTGCGTGGGGCTCAATGGCGGCAAGGCGTTCAGCCACTCAGAGGCATTTTCGTTTCAGGTCAGCACTGAGGACCAGGCCGAGACCGACCGACTGTGGCACGCCATCGTCAGCAATGGTGGACAGGAAAGCGTCTGCGGCTGGTGCAAGGACAAGTGGGGAATATCCTGGCAGATCTGCCCAAGGATCCTGATCGAAGCCATCGGCAACCCGGACCGGGCGGCGGCAAAGCGGGCGTTCGAGGCGATGCTGGACATGGGCAAGATCGATGTGGCCGCAATCGAGGCGGCGTTGCGCGGCTGA
- a CDS encoding AbrB family transcriptional regulator, producing MQTALSGSSRTPILWLALLTCAGASGQLLHAMAVPAGLFLGPMLVAIAFGVSGARLSMHRQVFRFGQGCVGLLVAHSVTWAVMVSMAQSWHLMLLATFITVALSALVGLGTVRFGGIPGSTAAWGTAPGAASAMVSMAEENGADARVVATMQYVRVVCVVMIGALVSHLLGATQGNGAAASSPAVLQSPHLFDAVLSVGVVLIGVLVGSRMPAGALLMPLLLGGALQLSGVLTITLPEPLLAFAYGAIGCYIGLRFDRQTVRYVWKRLPTMIAGAMALIILCAACAWVLAIAMDTDFLSMYLATSPGGLDAMAIIAVETHADVGLVLAMQTLRLFGVIITGAFCARQIIRLTQA from the coding sequence GTGCAGACTGCCCTCTCAGGCTCTTCCAGAACCCCCATCCTGTGGCTAGCCCTGCTGACCTGCGCCGGAGCCTCCGGCCAGCTGCTGCATGCCATGGCTGTACCGGCCGGCTTGTTCCTCGGCCCCATGCTGGTAGCCATTGCGTTTGGCGTATCCGGAGCACGCTTGAGCATGCACCGCCAGGTATTCCGGTTCGGCCAAGGCTGTGTTGGCCTGCTGGTTGCGCACTCGGTGACCTGGGCTGTAATGGTCTCAATGGCGCAGTCCTGGCACCTGATGCTGCTGGCCACCTTCATTACCGTTGCCCTGAGCGCCCTGGTCGGGCTCGGTACCGTGCGCTTCGGTGGCATACCTGGCAGCACGGCTGCGTGGGGTACCGCGCCGGGCGCGGCCTCGGCCATGGTATCGATGGCCGAGGAAAACGGCGCTGACGCCCGGGTGGTGGCGACCATGCAGTATGTGCGGGTGGTGTGCGTGGTGATGATCGGTGCACTGGTCAGCCACCTGCTGGGCGCTACGCAGGGCAACGGCGCCGCGGCCAGTTCACCGGCGGTGCTGCAAAGCCCGCACCTGTTCGACGCGGTGCTCAGCGTTGGCGTGGTGCTGATCGGTGTGCTGGTGGGTAGCCGCATGCCGGCCGGCGCCCTGCTGATGCCGCTTTTGCTCGGCGGTGCGCTGCAACTGAGCGGCGTGCTGACGATCACCCTGCCCGAACCACTGCTGGCCTTCGCCTACGGCGCCATCGGTTGCTACATAGGCCTGCGCTTTGACCGGCAGACCGTGCGCTATGTCTGGAAGCGCTTGCCGACGATGATCGCCGGCGCCATGGCCTTGATCATCCTGTGTGCCGCCTGTGCCTGGGTACTGGCAATCGCCATGGACACCGACTTTTTGTCGATGTACCTGGCCACCAGCCCCGGCGGGCTGGATGCCATGGCGATTATCGCAGTCGAAACCCACGCCGATGTCGGGCTGGTGCTGGCGATGCAGACCTTGCGCCTGTTTGGCGTGATTATTACCGGCGCCTTCTGTGCACGGCAGATCATTCGGTTGACACAGGCATGA
- a CDS encoding LysR family transcriptional regulator, whose translation MDLRDLTYFETIAELGHLGRAAEKLNRSQPALTKSIQRLEESLGARLFQRDGRRIKLTDVGQLLVARGRQLQLNIAETEREVRDFANGLVGNIRLGCAASMADHLLPHLTAALLERAPEVTLKLSIAQDDVLKESLRAGRLDVIISPQLADDPQFTTHAILEDEAIVVASAEHPVFCGPIELKDLCQYRWVLAGPTVTARRWIDNLFISHQLPAPQVQVETNAISLLPRLIARTQLLSFVARETLEHGLGMSWLREVPLQQTTMRRTVAVSVRTDAYLSPAAGVMVALLKEKGPSFFERD comes from the coding sequence ATGGACCTGCGCGATCTCACCTACTTCGAAACCATCGCCGAACTCGGCCATCTGGGCCGAGCCGCAGAAAAGCTCAACCGCAGCCAGCCGGCCCTGACCAAGAGCATTCAACGGCTTGAAGAGTCGCTGGGCGCCCGGTTATTTCAGCGCGACGGCCGCCGCATCAAACTCACTGATGTCGGCCAGCTATTGGTAGCGCGTGGCAGGCAGCTGCAACTGAACATCGCCGAAACCGAGCGAGAGGTGCGTGATTTTGCCAATGGGCTGGTGGGTAACATTCGCCTGGGCTGCGCGGCGAGCATGGCCGACCACTTGCTGCCTCACCTGACTGCCGCCTTGCTCGAACGGGCGCCTGAGGTAACCCTGAAGCTGTCCATCGCGCAGGACGATGTACTCAAGGAATCGCTGCGGGCGGGGCGCCTGGATGTGATCATTTCGCCGCAGCTTGCCGATGACCCGCAATTCACCACGCATGCCATCCTTGAGGATGAGGCGATCGTGGTGGCCAGCGCCGAGCATCCGGTGTTCTGCGGGCCCATCGAGCTGAAGGATCTCTGCCAGTACCGGTGGGTGCTGGCAGGGCCGACCGTTACAGCGCGGCGCTGGATCGATAATCTATTCATCAGCCACCAGTTGCCGGCGCCGCAAGTGCAAGTCGAAACCAACGCGATTTCACTGTTGCCACGGCTGATCGCCCGCACGCAACTGCTCAGCTTTGTCGCACGGGAAACGCTGGAGCACGGGTTAGGGATGTCGTGGTTGCGCGAGGTGCCGCTGCAGCAAACCACCATGCGCCGGACAGTCGCGGTGTCGGTGCGCACCGACGCCTACCTGTCGCCGGCAGCCGGAGTGATGGTGGCGCTGCTGAAGGAAAAGGGCCCAAGCTTCTTCGAGCGGGATTGA
- a CDS encoding NAD(P)/FAD-dependent oxidoreductase, translated as MKNILIIGAGFAGLWSALSAVRQLDLHGRTDIEVTLLAPQPELHVRPRFYEPDVHTMAAPLQALFEAVSVRFVQGTAFHIDEAGKRVSYRTQSGTECSLPYDRLIMACGSVLNRPDMVGIEHVFDVDKIDSAARLEAHLKSLANLPDTPARNTVVVAGGGFTGIETATELPSRLRKILGEQARLRVVVVDRGVKIGAALGEGIRPSIEQACASLGIEWICAATVAAVDPEGVLLDNGQRIEASTVIWTVGFKANPLTEQISGDRDRQGRLHVDGNLKVKGNDAVYAAGDVAYAACDDAGNYAVMSCQHAIPLGRYAGNNAVAELIGVAPMPYSQPKYVTCLDLGAWGAVYTEGWERTVSPPTDKAEAKVLKSQINSIWIYPPAAEDRQAALAAADPTIPVA; from the coding sequence ATGAAAAACATCCTGATCATTGGCGCAGGTTTCGCCGGCCTGTGGAGCGCCCTGAGCGCTGTCCGCCAACTGGACCTGCATGGCCGTACGGATATCGAGGTGACGCTGCTCGCGCCTCAGCCCGAATTGCATGTGCGCCCACGGTTCTACGAGCCCGACGTACACACCATGGCTGCACCGTTGCAGGCGTTGTTCGAGGCGGTGAGTGTGCGTTTCGTGCAGGGCACGGCGTTCCACATCGACGAAGCCGGCAAGCGTGTGAGCTACCGCACCCAAAGCGGCACCGAGTGCAGCCTGCCCTACGACCGACTGATCATGGCCTGTGGCAGCGTTCTCAACCGCCCGGACATGGTCGGTATCGAACATGTCTTCGATGTCGACAAGATCGACAGTGCCGCACGCCTTGAGGCCCACCTCAAGTCCTTGGCCAACCTGCCCGACACCCCTGCCCGCAATACAGTGGTGGTGGCGGGCGGCGGCTTCACCGGCATCGAGACCGCGACCGAATTGCCATCGCGCTTGCGCAAGATCCTCGGCGAGCAGGCACGGCTGCGCGTGGTGGTGGTCGACCGCGGCGTGAAAATCGGTGCAGCCCTGGGCGAGGGCATTCGCCCCTCTATCGAACAGGCCTGCGCGTCACTGGGTATCGAATGGATCTGCGCGGCCACCGTGGCTGCGGTCGACCCCGAAGGCGTACTGCTGGACAACGGCCAGCGCATCGAGGCCAGTACAGTGATCTGGACCGTGGGTTTCAAGGCCAACCCGTTGACCGAACAGATCAGCGGCGACCGCGACCGTCAAGGCCGCCTGCATGTGGATGGCAACCTCAAGGTCAAGGGCAACGATGCTGTGTATGCGGCCGGTGACGTGGCCTACGCAGCCTGCGATGACGCGGGCAACTACGCGGTGATGTCCTGCCAGCATGCCATCCCGCTCGGGCGTTACGCAGGCAACAACGCTGTGGCCGAACTGATTGGGGTGGCGCCAATGCCCTACAGCCAGCCCAAGTACGTAACCTGCCTCGACCTGGGTGCCTGGGGCGCGGTGTACACAGAAGGCTGGGAGCGCACGGTCTCGCCGCCCACTGACAAGGCCGAAGCCAAGGTGCTGAAGTCGCAGATCAACTCGATCTGGATCTATCCGCCGGCAGCCGAGGACCGCCAGGCCGCACTGGCGGCGGCGGACCCGACCATTCCAGTGGCCTGA
- a CDS encoding GlxA family transcriptional regulator, translating to MTDIAGQLDPPLLPVDQPRVVVFVAYPAMGLLDLSGAQTVFWAATKAMAERGLPGYRLHTASLDGGLQPTAEGLVVATERLDDAMAQAVDTLIVPGAPDIIRSLPQHGPLVAWLRRASLHARRTASVCSGTFLLASAGLLDGRRAATHWAMCEALRRDFPAVQVDHESIFVQQGTVWTSAGVSAGIDLALALVEMDCGRDVAMQVARELVVFLKRPGGQAQFSELLKLQGQQSAEFEALHLWLNEHLGDPRLSVERLAEQAHMSLRNFTRVYKLKTGRTPAKAIEVFRLEAARRQLENTDSHIEQVARLCGFGSEERMRLAFQRHLAVTPRDYRARFARSVPLAEIQGSLA from the coding sequence ATGACCGATATCGCAGGGCAACTTGACCCTCCCCTGTTACCCGTCGACCAGCCTCGGGTAGTGGTTTTCGTTGCCTACCCCGCCATGGGCCTGCTCGACCTCAGCGGCGCGCAAACCGTGTTCTGGGCAGCCACCAAGGCCATGGCCGAGCGCGGTCTGCCCGGCTACCGCCTACATACCGCCAGCCTCGACGGTGGCCTCCAGCCAACCGCCGAAGGCCTGGTGGTGGCCACCGAGCGCCTGGATGACGCCATGGCCCAGGCCGTCGACACACTGATCGTACCCGGCGCGCCGGACATCATCCGTAGCCTTCCCCAGCACGGCCCACTGGTGGCCTGGCTGCGCCGCGCCAGCCTGCACGCCAGGCGTACGGCGTCTGTCTGCAGCGGCACTTTCCTGCTGGCCAGCGCCGGCCTGCTCGACGGCCGGCGCGCTGCCACCCACTGGGCCATGTGCGAGGCGTTGCGCCGTGACTTCCCGGCCGTGCAGGTGGACCACGAATCGATCTTCGTTCAGCAAGGCACCGTGTGGACCTCGGCGGGTGTGAGTGCAGGGATCGACCTGGCCCTGGCGCTGGTCGAAATGGACTGCGGCCGCGACGTCGCGATGCAGGTGGCGCGCGAACTGGTGGTGTTTCTCAAGCGCCCGGGCGGCCAGGCGCAGTTCAGCGAATTGCTCAAGCTGCAAGGCCAGCAGAGCGCGGAGTTCGAAGCCCTGCACCTGTGGCTCAATGAGCACTTGGGCGACCCACGCCTGAGCGTCGAGCGCCTGGCCGAACAGGCGCATATGAGCCTGCGCAATTTCACCCGGGTGTACAAACTGAAGACCGGCCGCACACCGGCCAAGGCGATCGAGGTGTTCCGCCTGGAAGCGGCCCGGCGCCAGCTGGAAAACACCGATAGCCACATCGAGCAGGTCGCCCGCCTGTGCGGCTTCGGTAGCGAAGAACGCATGCGCCTGGCCTTCCAACGCCACCTGGCTGTCACCCCGCGCGACTACCGTGCACGCTTCGCCCGCAGCGTGCCGCTGGCCGAAATTCAGGGTTCTTTGGCCTAG